A stretch of DNA from Candidatus Cloacimonadota bacterium:
TCCAAAACCTGTTTCCGCTCCTGAGAAAGGACAGGTTGACATACCAAATTCCATATTGTATTCAATATTCTTTCCGAATTTGCCAATTGCTTCTATCATTACACTACGAACAGTAAATTTGCTATCAGGGACTTTGTAGATAATATTTTCAAAAGTACCCTGCCAGGATGAATCTTGAACGACAACATCATCTCCGAAATATGCATTGGTTTGTAAAACAATATTTGTATGAATTTCCGGAAGCTCTAAATCGGTAGCATTTAAGATACCAATAGTTAGCAAAAATATTGTTAATGATATTAATGTTTTTACATTATTACTCATGACCTAACTCCTTTTTCGTTTAGCTTTTTATTACTCTTATGAGAATGCGACACATTCTCAATTGTGGAAATAATATGTCAAGATTTTTTCTCAAAAACAATATAAGATTTTTTTAATTATCAAAAATCAACTGGAATTTTGATACATTTAATTTAGCATAAGAAATTAATTAACAAAACACACATCACACCTAAAATTAGGCTAACAATCCCTATTTTCGGATTCTGTTTTATTTGTGCTGCTGGAATTAATTCCTCCACCGAAATGTAGGTCATAAAACCAGCCGCAAGTGCAAGAGATGCTCCTAATAAATGTAAAGTTGTCCCTTTTAAAAGATAGTAACCAAAAATAAAGCCAACTAATTCAAACAATATTGTGATGGTTACGATAATAAAGGATTTCATTCTATTTTTAGTTAATCCGTATAAAGGAACGATTGTAGCGATATTTTCTGGAACATCCTGTGCTGCGATTCCCAATGCTATCACAATCCCCAAAGAAGGTGTCAGAGCAAATCCAACACCGATTGCCAATCCTTCTGGGATATTATGCAAAGCCATACCAATAACAAGCATAGTCACACTTCTTTTTATAGACGGTTTTTCTTTTTTAAGTAACTCTGGATTTATATGTGGTAAGGTTCTATCAATAATGAGAAATATGATTATCCCAATAAAAAAAGAGCCAGCCATTAAATAAAAAGGTATAATTTTCAGACTTTCAGGTATCAATTGAAAGAAGGATATACCAAGCATCATCGAAGCAGCAAATGATAGAGAACCATATAAAAATTTCTTTTTAGGTTTCTTTATCAATCCAATTAGACAACCGAGAGTTTGACCAACAAAGATCAGAATTATTATTAACAACAGGTTTTCCATTTTCACCTATTCCTTAATTTATTTTTCAAACCTCTGAACATCAAAAGAGCTATAATAGCTTGTGTAATTGCAAGACCTTCAAATATTATCAATATTGTTATTTTCGCTATCTGGAATATATTGAGACCCAAATTATGAATCATAATTATAGGAGTAAGGAAAATAATAATCAAAGGTACTAAAACATCTAACCAATGTGCTAGAGACTTAACTGCTTCTTTATATTTTCTGAAAGATAAAATCCCGATGAATGTTGTTAAAACTGTTGCAATTAATCCAAGCATTACTCCTCTAAAATAAACAAAACCACAAATATACCAAATCATTTTAAATATAAAATACAATAAACCAAGCAGGATATAAATAAGATATATTTTCTCTTTTATGATTTTCATAATTCAATATGTGTTAATCCGTATCATCCATGTAATCAGTGTCCTATCTCTAAAAACTATATTTTGCCTTTATCCACACCTCATCGTGGTCATCATATTGACCGAACATTCCTTCATCTCCAACGAATAGATCTATACCGAAAATCAGATGCAATCCATCAGTAAGAGCATAGTCCATACTTGAACGGATAAAAAAATCTCTGTCATTTATTCCAAAATATGCCATTGTTGATAGTTCCAATGTTTGCCTGATGAATTTTTTGGAAATGTGAAGCGTTGCTAACATCGTATGCTCATCATCTTTGATTTTATCATCATAATCTAAAATGAAATCGTCAGCGAACTGTGCAGTAAGCATCCAATCATTTCCTGGTGTCCAATCAACTCCGAGCATCCAGTTTAATGAGTTCTTCTTAAACAGTTTTTCAGATAGTATATTTTCTGGCTCGAAATAATTATCTTTATAAAATGCAGATTCTTCTCGAAGAACAAAATCTCCTATAGGTTTTGAAAACTCAGCACCAACAAAAGTAATCCGATGATGTTCTGGATAGTAATGGATTGAATCACTGCCAATAGCGACAGTTCTATGCAAAGTAGGCACATCTTCCCAAGTAAAAAATGATGAAAAAGCAAAATCAATTCCGGAAAGATAGAAGGATAATTTTCCGCCAATTTCACTATTTTTTAAGGTCAAATCTGGTTCAATGGGTTCTTCAAAAACCACTTTTACACTTTCAGGAAATACGGATTTGAAAGCCCAAGGAGTTCCCAGAAGTGGTAAAATTGCAGGTTTGAAAACAGGTAGCCAGATAAGTTCAAGGTTCGTCTGTTCAAATAACAGATGAAATTTCAAAGCATCGATCGATAACCTGATGTCGTCAAAATTCCGTGCAAGAAATTCCGTATAATCTTTGGGAGAGATAATATCTGTAATTTCCAGACCATCTGCTTTGCCCCAGATTATCAATTGTCGCCCAACCCGTATATCCCATTTATCAGCAGTATAATCAATAAAAGTCTCTCTCAACTCAATGCAGGAATTTGATTTTATCACATTGTTGTTGATTGCATTCATCGAAGTAAACACAAAAGCCTCTTCACCAGTGATCCATAATTCCATACGAAGACGTGTTCTCGAGCTTAAAAAATCGTGTGAATTATTCAAGCAAACAGCATGATAAGTATCAACAAATCCCTGCGGTTCAATATCAATCGCAAAAAGAAGAAAAGGTATTAAAAGAAGTATAAAATTAAGTATTAGAAATGGAATCATTCTCAAACTTATGTTGTGAATTGAATTTGAAATTTGAAATTTGTAATTTGTAATTTTCATTTCTTTATCCGTCCTCTTTCCAGAGAGGAAACTCTGAACAGGTTATCTTTCAATCCGATGTCATAATGCATCTCTTTAATTTCAAGAATGGTTTTATGCTTTTCTTGAATATTATTCATTTCCATCTTAAACGCAGTCCAGAAGCCATTTTGTTTTCGGATATCTGTGATTTTGAGGACTTTCAGCAAATTCGTTTGTCTGTCGTAAAATTCAACTTTTACAGGAATAAGAGCATCCTGACGAATCCATGCGATTTTCTTTGAATACATATAATCTTTATCTTTTGGAATGGATTCAAGCACC
This window harbors:
- a CDS encoding ZIP family metal transporter → MENLLLIIILIFVGQTLGCLIGLIKKPKKKFLYGSLSFAASMMLGISFFQLIPESLKIIPFYLMAGSFFIGIIIFLIIDRTLPHINPELLKKEKPSIKRSVTMLVIGMALHNIPEGLAIGVGFALTPSLGIVIALGIAAQDVPENIATIVPLYGLTKNRMKSFIIVTITILFELVGFIFGYYLLKGTTLHLLGASLALAAGFMTYISVEELIPAAQIKQNPKIGIVSLILGVMCVLLINFLC
- a CDS encoding DUF1302 family protein: MKITNYKFQISNSIHNISLRMIPFLILNFILLLIPFLLFAIDIEPQGFVDTYHAVCLNNSHDFLSSRTRLRMELWITGEEAFVFTSMNAINNNVIKSNSCIELRETFIDYTADKWDIRVGRQLIIWGKADGLEITDIISPKDYTEFLARNFDDIRLSIDALKFHLLFEQTNLELIWLPVFKPAILPLLGTPWAFKSVFPESVKVVFEEPIEPDLTLKNSEIGGKLSFYLSGIDFAFSSFFTWEDVPTLHRTVAIGSDSIHYYPEHHRITFVGAEFSKPIGDFVLREESAFYKDNYFEPENILSEKLFKKNSLNWMLGVDWTPGNDWMLTAQFADDFILDYDDKIKDDEHTMLATLHISKKFIRQTLELSTMAYFGINDRDFFIRSSMDYALTDGLHLIFGIDLFVGDEGMFGQYDDHDEVWIKAKYSF